In the Phaseolus vulgaris cultivar G19833 chromosome 7, P. vulgaris v2.0, whole genome shotgun sequence genome, one interval contains:
- the LOC137829636 gene encoding uncharacterized protein: MGKRIPEKEYALPSRNGNSSHHTHPGRVWGILHVLKYHHWRQVKRRLTHRRHDSGRHDERAERPGTSDDSGLNFMPEHCTPGTELSDVEEKLVQSSSPTKSSIKSRLKSLLSEDKRKGRHKRSSTCPAKSQLQLAHADSVHNLEVDPLSELLLTVETPEPVLKTFQNHLAAGTLDVLSPVFSDKPIANIEKCVDCGTMFSSDNLEQSKIHKHLTCPNQGGPEEKLFNAKILTTDASPHLFKDFLDALDVINENKNFLLEYIQDPGSPLPFHTHNQQSLNANMRRARSLSFPVSASSSGKKDSDPGQLINKMIDDLLIVEKEKLQTQSNMPNESMHGSLEDSHQQSIPSGSSHNSDEVGERDSNSSSVSPQVPNNVRTRHFRDLRKKMRRIIEEGRNERHRITMDAILDKIPRGKRLTKNVKKLVHDMSKDNTVNGEGEESSTSGFGSRLSSMSFDKRQRSPMRNSSLKESIGRYSQLYETCFHSEAKYPQVENSRMKEEERNSILKTPKSFKRFLSMPNLKSYFHLNEEPSFLLSPQNSMKRYVDRNISPNDIDHHHWRSNHSDDSKSQNFPPTLPNNTNQETSLNADQKQLLVRSASKSGIEFNTEEKEEKIIGIEGLENLRDGGQDIGAETDTCPAEANSVFSSDTSFLDVSFDLENLDIPEEELNSELKQGQDAGLDQMAEQQKAEEDQPEEGENVQNLGTLSRSFNYEIPCIEVDPSNEAAFNYVRKVLDLSGFTGHDSLGIWFSDNQPVDPSVYEELEGCLLLDPDCSGNRGEGGECSHLLLFDIVNEGLLEIFGRSYNYYPRPLSTLSRVHPLPTGEKVLYNVWKLISWYMNSTIFDLYTSLDYYVSKDLSKYDGWMNLQFDSECVGLELDDLIFDDLLEEMIFTQLT, from the exons ATGGGGAAGAGAATTCCTGAGAAAGAGTATGCATTGCCGAGTAGAAATGGTAATAGTAGTCATCATACTCACCCAGGACGAGTTTGGGGAATTCTTCATGTCCTAAAGTACCACCATTGGCGTCAGGTGAAGAGAAGGCTTACACACAGAAGACATGATAGTGGAAGACATGATGAAA GAGCTGAAAGGCCGGGGACATCTGATGATTCTGGGCTTAACTTTATGCCAGAGCATTGTACGCCAGGTACAGAGTTATCTGAT GTTGAAGAAAAGCTGGTACAGTCCTCTTCTCCAACCAAAAGTTCTATCAAATCCCGATTGAAGTCACTTCTCAGTGAAGATAAAAGGAAAGGTCGACACAAGAGAAGTTCGACTTGCCCTGCAAAGTCACAACTGCAACTAGCTCACGCTGATTCTGTTCACAACTTGGAGGTTGACCCACTTAGCGAATTGTTATTAACTGTTGAGACCCCTGAACCAGTTCTAAAAACCTTTCAGAACCATCTTGCAGCTGGCACACTGGATGTGTTATCACCAGTTTTCTCTGACAAACCAATTGCCAACATTGAAAAATGTGTAGATTGTGGCACAATGTTTTCTAGTGACAATTTGGAACAAAGCAAGATTCATAAGCACTTGACCTGTCCTAATCAAGGTGGCCCGGAAGAGAAGTTGTTCAATGCGAAGATACTTACAACTGATGCTTCACCCCATCTCTTCAAGGACTTTCTTGATGCATTGGATGTGATAAACGAAAACAAGAACTTTCTATTAGAATATATACAGGATCCAGGCTCTCCTTTGCCATTTCACACTCACAATCAACAATCTTTGAATGCTAATATGAGACGAGCCAGATCTCTTTCATTTCCTGTATCAGCCTCATCATCAGGAAAGAAAGATTCTGATCCAGGTCAACTCATAAACAAAATGATAGATGATCTGTTAAttgtagaaaaagaaaagctACAAACTCAAAGTAACATGCCAAATGAATCCATGCATGGCTCTTTGGAAGATTCTCACCAACAGTCCATACCATCGGGTTCTTCGCATAATTCCGATGAAGTAGGTGAAAGAGATTCTAATTCGTCATCAGTTTCACCCCAGGTTCCCAACAATGTGAGAACTAGGCATTTCAGGGATCTTAGAAAGAAGATGAGGCGCATAATTGAAGAGGGAAGAAATGAAAGGCATCGCATTACCATGGATGCTATACTTGACAAAATTCCTCGGGGAAAGAGGCTTACAAAAAATGTGAAGAAGTTGGTTCATGACATGTCCAAAGACAACACCGTCAATGGGGAAGGTGAAGAAAGTTCAACAAGTGGTTTTGGGAGCCGTCTCTCTTCTATGTCCTTCGACAAGCGTCAACGATCACCCATGAGGAATTCTTCTCTAAAAGAATCAATTGGAAGATATTCTCAGTTGTACGAGACTTGTTTTCATAGTGAAGCCAAGTATCCTCAGGTTGAAAACTCAAGAatgaaagaagaagagagaaatTCTATATTGAAGACCCCAAAATCCTTCAAAAGGTTTCTTTCAATGCCTAATTTGAAATCTTACTTTCACCTGAATGAGGAGCCTTCTTTCCTTTTATCCCCCCAGAACTCAATGAAGAGATATGTAGATAGAAACATCAGCCCAAATGACATTGATCATCACCATTGGAGGTCTAACCATAGTGATGATTCAAAAAGTCAAAATTTTCCACCTACACTTCCTAATaacacaaatcaagaaaccagCTTGAATGCTGACCAAAAGCAACTGCTTGTCAGGAGTGCTTCAAAATCAGGAATAGAATTTAATACTGaggaaaaggaagaaaagatCATAGGAATTGAAGGTTTAGAAAACTTGAGAGACGGTGGACAAGACATTGGAGCCGAAACAGATACTTGCCCAGCGGAAGCTAACTCGGTCTTCTCTTCTGATACCAGCTTTCTTGACGTTTCATTTGATCTGGAGAACTTAGACATTCCCGAAG AAGAATTAAACTCAGAATTAAAGCAAGGGCAAGATGCTGGATTGGATCAAATGGCAGAGCAACAAAAGGCTGAAGAGGATCAACCGGAGGAGGGTGAAAATGTTCAAAACCTTGGAACTCTAAGCAGAAGCTTCAACTATGAAATTCCATGTATTGAGGTTGATCCAAGTAATGAAGCTGCATTTAATTATGTGAGAAAGGTTTTAGACCTCTCTGGTTTCACTGGCCATGATTCCCTAGGGATATGGTTTTCTGATAACCAACCAGTTGATCCTTCAGTATATGAAGAATTGGAAGGTTGCTTGCTTCTTGATCCAGATTGTTCTGGTAACAGAGGAGAAGGTGGAGAATGCAGTCACCTACTTCTGTTTGATATAGTGAATGAGGGATTGTTGGAGATTTTTGGAAGATCATACAACTATTATCCAAGACCTTTGTCTACTCTCTCCCGTGTTCATCCACTGCCAACAGGAGAAAAAGTTCTCTATAATGTGTGGAAACTTATTAGCTGGTATATGAACTCAACAATATTTGATCTTTACACATCATTGGATTATTATGTGAGCAAAGATCTATCAAAATATGATGGGTGGATGAATCTCCAATTTGATTCTGAATGTGTGGGGCTTGAGCTAGATGACTTGATTTTTGATGATCTTTTGGAGGAAATGATATTCACCCAATTAACCTAG